From a single Miscanthus floridulus cultivar M001 chromosome 8, ASM1932011v1, whole genome shotgun sequence genomic region:
- the LOC136469374 gene encoding uncharacterized protein — MLDPIISNVRFKKVLIDGRSALNILFARGLTELGLTKDNLVLVDSLLWGIVPGRASQPLGQITLLVQFGIANHLCTDYVNFFVADFATTYHTILGRPALTKFMVVPHYVYLVLKIPTEQGVLTLHANVSTAYDYEREGLAIAEGMDISARMEACIADSKNVHTSSRL; from the coding sequence ATGCTGGATCCAATCATCAGCAACGTGcggttcaagaaggtcctcattgACGGCAGGAGTGCCCTCAACATCCTCTTCGCTAGAGGCCTAACTGAGTTAGGACTCACGAAGGACAATCTTGTTCTTGTTGATTCTCTATTATGGGGTATTGTACCTGGCAGAGCGTCCCAACCTTTGGGGCAGATCACCTTGCTAGTCCAGTTTGGCATCGCCAACCACTTATGTACTGACTACGTAAACTTCTTTGTGGCAGACTTTGCCaccacctaccacaccatccttggccgaccagctctcaccaagttcatggttgtgccccattatgtctatctagtgttgaagattcCAACAGAGCAGGGCGTCCTCACCCTGCATGCCAACGTCTCCACTGCCTATGACTACGAAAGAGAAGGACTCGCCATCGCCGAAGGAATGGACATCTCAGCCAGAATGGAGGCTTGCATCGCCGACTCCAAGAATGTCCATACATCGTCAAGGCTATGA